A genomic window from Camelus ferus isolate YT-003-E chromosome 9, BCGSAC_Cfer_1.0, whole genome shotgun sequence includes:
- the NLRP9 gene encoding NACHT, LRR and PYD domains-containing protein 9, whose amino-acid sequence MAESFFPDFGLLWYLEELKKEEFWKFKELLKQEPLKFELKPIPWTELKKASRDSLSELLNKHYPGKLAWEVTLSLFLQVSRRDLWAKAQEEMRTTLNPYRKHMREKFRFIWEKETCLQVPEDFYKESTKYEHEQLSAVYREADTAGRPSPVVVLQGPEGIGKTTLLKRVMLEWAEGHLWRDRFLFLFFLSGREMSSVTETSLAELISRDWPASAEPIEDVLSQPEKVLFVLDGIEELKLDLELQADVCSDWRQRRPVQVVLRSLLRRAVLPEASLLIALGRMRVKNDYFSCQPERLIFLSGFSEHETKLYFSHYFREKSKSLRAFSFVRERIPLLLLCQSPFVCWLVCTCLKCQLEKGEDLQMDSESITSLYASFLMSVFKSGSENCAPKQNRARLKGLCALAAEGMWTHTFLFCPEDLRRSGVSEADALVWVDVRLLQRSGGCFSFIHTCIQEFCAAMFYLFQRPKDGPHPAIGSLAQLVAAAVNDVQTYWSWVGIFLFALSTKKITTVLETSLGFPLSKELRQEITQCLKTLSRFDPDQAVVSFQALFNCLFETQEEEFVAQVMNVFEDVSVYIGSRDELTMAAFCLKHCQNLQVFRLCIENIFSDASEPISSKIQALLLWRDLCSLFKTNKNFQMLDLDNCQFDEASLAILCKTLAQPACKLQKFVCNFASNLINGLDFFKAVLHSPHLKYLNLSGTGLSHPDVRRLCETLRHPMCSIEKLMLGKCDITDQACRDIASVLVHNKKLKLLSLVQNPVKNEGVMALCDALKDPRCALEMLLLTQCSLTSAACGSISQALLCNRSLTLLDLGSNFLQDAGVTSLCASLKHPDCPLRELWLEGCGLTSACCGDISAALTSNERLQTLKLGNNGLRDAGARRLCAALRHPSCKLANLGLGICELTSACCEDLASALTVCKSLRGLDLNLINLNYEAALVLREALTHPECDLQTLGLHTSKLSEDIKMLLIEVEERKPHLTISPSLWVEDMSRVRGTAV is encoded by the exons ATGGCAGAAtcttttttccctgattttgGCTTGTTGTGGTACCTGGAAGAGCTCAAAAAGGAAGAGTTCTGGAAATTTAAGGAGCTCCTCAAGCAAGAGCCTCTGAAATTCGAGCTGAAGCCAATCCCGTGGACTGAGCTAAAGAAGGCCTCAAGGGACAGTCTGTCGGAATTGCTGAACAAGCATTACCCCGGAAAGCTGGCGTGGGAGGTGACGCTGAGCCTGTTTCTGCAGGTCAGTCGGAGAGATCTCTGGGCAAAGGCTCAGGAGGAGATGAGAA CTACGCTAAACCCATATAGAAAGCACATGAGGGAAAAATTCCGATTCATCTGGGAGAAGGAAACCTGCCTTCAGGTCCCCGAAGATTTCTACAAGGAGAGCACAAAGTACGAGCATGAACAGCTGAGTGCTGTGTACCGGGAGGCGGACACGGCTGGGCGGCCCTCGCCCGTGGTGGTCCTGCAAGGTCCTGAAGGAATTGGGAAGACCACACTCTTGAAGAGAGTGATGCTGGAGTGGGCAGAGGGCCACCTGTGGAGGGACAGGTTcctgttcctcttcttccttaGTGGCAGAGAGATGAGCAGTGTCACCGAGACGAGCCTGGCGGAGCTCATCTCCAGGGACTGGCCTGCGTCTGCAGAGCCCATCGAAGACGTGCTTTCCCAGCCAGAGAAAGTCCTGTTCGTCCTGGATGGCATCGAGGAGCTGAAACTTGACCTGGAGCTGCAGGCTGACGTGTGCAGTGACTGGAGGCAGCGACGGCCAGTGCAGGTGGTCCTGAGAAGTCTGCTGCGGAGAGCCGTGCTCCCAGAGGCCTCCCTGCTCATCGCCCTGGGGAGGATGAGGGTGAAGAACGATTATTTCTCGTGTCAGCCGGAAAGACTCATATTTCTGTCAGGATTCTCTGAACACGAAACGAAGCTGTATTTCTCCCATTACTTCCGTGAGAAGAGTAAATCCTTGAGGGCCTTCAGCTTTGTCAGAGAGAGGATACCACTGCTTCTCTTGTGCCAGAGCCCCTTTGTGTGCTGGCTGGTCTGTACGTGCTTGAAGTGCCagctggagaaaggagaggacCTTCAGATGGACTCAGAAAGCATCACATCTTTATATGCATCCTTTTTGATGAGCGTGTTCAAATCAGGGAGTGAGAATTGTGCCCCGAAGCAGAACAGAGCCCGGCTCAAAGGCCTGTGTGCCTTGGCTGCAGAGGGCATGTGGACCCACACGTTCCTCTTCTGCCCTGAGGACCTCCGAAGGAGCGGCGTGTCTGAGGCCGACGCCCTGGTGTGGGTGGACGTGAGACTTCTTCAGAGGAGCGGCGGTTGCTTTTCTTTCATCCACACTTGCATCCAAGAGTTCTGTGCCGCCATGTTCTACTTGTTCCAGAGACCCAAGGACGGCCCTCACCCAGCCATCGGGAGCTTGGCCCAGCTGGTGGCAGCAGCCGTGAATGACGTCCAGACCTACTGGTCCTGGGTGGGGATATTCCTGTTTGCGCTTTCAACCAAGAAAATCACCACCGTGCTGGAGACATCCTTGGGGTTTCCACTGTCCAAAGAGCTAAGACAGGAAATAACCCAGTGCCTTAAAACTTTAAGTCGCTTTGACCCTGACCAGGCGGTGGTGAGTTTCCAGGCATTGTTCAATTGTCTGTTTGAGACCCAGGAGGAAGAGTTCGTAGCACAAGTGATGAACGTCTTTGAAGACGTCAGCGTTTACATCGGTAGCAGAGACGAGCTGACGATGGCTGCCTTCTGCCTGAAGCACTGCCAGAACTTGCAGGTGTTTCGCCTGTGCATagaaaacatcttttctgacGCCTCTGAACCCATCTCCAG TAAAATCCAGGCGCTGCTCCTTTGGCGAGATCTCTGCTCACTGTTTAAGACCAACAAGAACTTCCAGATGTTGGATTTGGACAACTGTCAGTTCGACGAGGCCTCCCTGGCGATTCTCTGTAAGACGCTGGCTCAGCCCGCCTGTAAACTCCAGAAGTTCGT GTGCAACTTTGCGTCTAACCTTATAAACGGTCTAGACTTCTTCAAGGCCGTTCTTCATAGCCCTCACCTGAAGTACCTGAACCTGTCTGGCACTGGCCTCTCGCACCCGGACGTCCGGCGGCTGTGCGAGACGCTCAGGCACCCGATGTGCAGCATAGAAAAGCTGAT GCTGGGGAAGTGTGACATCACGGACCAAGCTTGCAGAGACATCGCCTCCGTCCTCGTCCACAACAAGAAGCTGAAGCTTCTCTCCTTGGTACAGAATCCTGTGAAGAATGAAGGCGTGATGGCGCTGTGTGATGCACTGAAGGACCCCCGCTGTGCCCTGGAGATGCTGCT ACTGACGCAGTGCTCCCTCACCTCGGCCGCCTGCGGCTCCATCTCCCAAGCCCTTCTCTGCAACAGATCTCTGACCCTTCTCGATCTGGGGTCAAACTTCCTGCAAGATGCGGGAGTGACGTCTCTGTGTGCATCGCTGAAGCACCCAGACTGCCCGCTCCGGGAGTTGTG GCTGGAGGGCTGCGGCCTCACTTCTGCCTGCTGTGGCGACATCTCCGCCGCTCTTACCAGCAACGAGAGGCTCCAGACCCTGAAGCTCGGGAACAACGGGCTCCGGGACGCCGGTGCGCGGCGGCTGTGCGCGGCTCTGCGGCACCCCAGCTGTAAACTGGCGAACCTGGG GCTGGGGATCTGCGAGCTCACGTCCGCCTGCTGCGAAGACCTGGCCTCCGCTCTCACCGTCTGCAAATCCCTGCGGGGCCTGGACCTGAATTTGATTAATCTGAACTACGAGGCGGCGCTGGTGCTGCGTGAAGCCTTGACCCACCCGGAATGTGACCTGCAGACGCTCGG GCTGCACACATCTAAGTTGAGTGAAGACATTAAGATGCTGCTGatagaggtggaggagaggaagcctCACCTGACCATCTCACCCAGTCTCTGGGTGGAGGACATGAGCAGGGTCCGGGGGACAGCCGTCTGA